From one Bos javanicus breed banteng chromosome 15, ARS-OSU_banteng_1.0, whole genome shotgun sequence genomic stretch:
- the HINFP gene encoding histone H4 transcription factor isoform X1 yields the protein MDCSFRLFCPWNFLGKNTEVGCHFLFRGIIPTWRSNFHLLHWVKAMPPPGKVPRKENLGLQCEWGSCSFVCSAMEEFCEHVTQHLQQHLQGSGEEEEEEEDLLEEEFSCLWRECGFCSPDNSADLIRHVYFHCYHTKLKQWGLQALQSQADLSPCILDFQSRNLIPDIPDHFLCLWEHCENSFDNPEWFYRHVEAHSLCCEYQVVGKDNNVVLCGWKGCTCTFKDRFKLREHLRSHTQEKVVACPTCGGMFANNTKFLDHIRRQSSLDQQHFQCSHCSKRFATERLLRDHMRNHVNHYKCPLCDMTCPLPSSLRNHMRFRHSEARPFKCDCCDYSCKNLIDLRKHLDTHSKEPAYSCDFENCTFSARSLYSIKSHYRKVHEGDSEPRYRCHVCDKCFTRGNNLTVHLRKKHQFKWPSGHPRFRYKEHEDGYMRLQLVRYESVELTQQLLRQPQEGSGLGASLNESSLQDIILETVPGEPGPQEEAEEEGGGGEGIALPASQGTSSPIIHVVNQTNAQGEREVVYYVLFEAPGEPPPASEPPSGGVMGELQGAAEGPEVQMV from the exons atggactgtagctttcgtctcttctgtccatggaattttctaggcaagaatactgaagtgggttgccatttccttttccgggggatcatcccaacctggagatcaaactttcatctcctgcattg GGTGAAGGCCATGCCGCCACCTGGGAAAGTTCCCCGGAAGGAGAACCTGGGGCTGCAGTGTGAGTGGGGGTCCTGTTCCTTTGTGTGCTCGGCCATGGAGGAATTCTGCGAGCATGTCACTCAGCACCTGCAGCAGCACCTGCAGGGCTccggggaggaagaagaggaggaggaggacctgCTTG AGGAAGAATTCTCCTGCTTGTGGCGGGAGTGTGGCTTCTGTTCTCCGGACAATTCTGCTGATCTCATCCGCCATGTCTACTTCCACTGCTACCACACCAAGCTGAAACAGTGGGGACTGCAGGCCCTGCAGAGCCAGGCTGACCTCAGCCCCTGCATCCTGGACTTCCAGAGCCGCAACCTCATCCCTGACATCCCCGACCACTTCCTGTGCCTGTGGGAGCACTGTGAG AACTCCTTCGACAACCCCGAGTGGTTCTACCGGCACGTGGAAGCGCACAGCCTGTGTTGTGAATACCAAGTAGTTGGCAAGGACAACAATGTGGTGCTCTGTGGCTGGAAAG GCTGTACCTGCACCTTCAAGGACCGCTTTAAGCTTCGAGAGCACCTCCGCAGCCATACCCAGGAGAAGGTGGTGGCCTGTCCCACCTGTGGGGGCATGTTCGCCAACAACACGAAGTTCTTAGATCATATCCGTCGCCAGTCCTCGTTGGATC AGCAGCACTTCCAGTGCTCTCACTGTTCCAAGAGATTTGCCACAGAGCGGCTGCTGCGGGACCACATGCGCAACCATG TGAACCACTACAAGTGCCCTCTGTGTGACATGACCTGCCCGCTGCCCTCCTCCCTCCGAAACCACATGCGCTTCCGCCACAGCGAGGCCCGTCCCTTTAAATGTGACTGTTGCGACTACAG CTGCAAGAATCTGATCGACCTCCGGAAGCACCTCGATACCCATAGCAAGGAGCCAGCCTACAGCTGTGATTTCGAGAACTGCACCTTTAGCGCCCGGTCGCTCTACTCTATCAAGTCGCATTACCGAAAAGTGCATGAA gggGACTCAGAGCCGAGGTACAGATGCCACGTGTGTGACAAGTGCTTCACAAGGGGCAACAACCTCACCGTGCACCTTCGCAAGAAGCACCAGTTCAAGTGGCCCTCAGGGCACCCCCGCTTTAG GTACAAGGAGCATGAGGACGGCTACATGAGGCTGCAGCTGGTTCGCTATGAGAGTGTAGAGCTGACCCAGCAACTGCTGCGGCAGCCACAAGAGGGCTCGGGCCTGGGAGCATCCCTGAATGAGAGCAGCCTGCAGGACATCATTCTGGAAACAGTGCCCGGGGAGCCAGGACCCCAGGAGGAGGCTGAAGAGGAAGGTGGGGGCGGTGAGGGCATAGCCCTCCCGGCCTCTCAGGGCACGTCGAGCCCTATCATCCACGTGGTGAACCAGACCAACGCCCAGGGCGAGCGGGAAGTCGTCTATTACGTGCTGTTCGAAGCCCCGGGAGAGCCCCCACCCGCCTCTGAGCCCCCCTCGGGGGGAGTCATGGGAGAGCTTCAGGGAGCAGCGGAAGGGCCAGAAGTCCAGATGGTGTGA
- the HINFP gene encoding histone H4 transcription factor isoform X2: protein MSRNQFPSVSEDCSRQSKQVKAMPPPGKVPRKENLGLQCEWGSCSFVCSAMEEFCEHVTQHLQQHLQGSGEEEEEEEDLLEEEFSCLWRECGFCSPDNSADLIRHVYFHCYHTKLKQWGLQALQSQADLSPCILDFQSRNLIPDIPDHFLCLWEHCENSFDNPEWFYRHVEAHSLCCEYQVVGKDNNVVLCGWKGCTCTFKDRFKLREHLRSHTQEKVVACPTCGGMFANNTKFLDHIRRQSSLDQQHFQCSHCSKRFATERLLRDHMRNHVNHYKCPLCDMTCPLPSSLRNHMRFRHSEARPFKCDCCDYSCKNLIDLRKHLDTHSKEPAYSCDFENCTFSARSLYSIKSHYRKVHEGDSEPRYRCHVCDKCFTRGNNLTVHLRKKHQFKWPSGHPRFRYKEHEDGYMRLQLVRYESVELTQQLLRQPQEGSGLGASLNESSLQDIILETVPGEPGPQEEAEEEGGGGEGIALPASQGTSSPIIHVVNQTNAQGEREVVYYVLFEAPGEPPPASEPPSGGVMGELQGAAEGPEVQMV, encoded by the exons GGTGAAGGCCATGCCGCCACCTGGGAAAGTTCCCCGGAAGGAGAACCTGGGGCTGCAGTGTGAGTGGGGGTCCTGTTCCTTTGTGTGCTCGGCCATGGAGGAATTCTGCGAGCATGTCACTCAGCACCTGCAGCAGCACCTGCAGGGCTccggggaggaagaagaggaggaggaggacctgCTTG AGGAAGAATTCTCCTGCTTGTGGCGGGAGTGTGGCTTCTGTTCTCCGGACAATTCTGCTGATCTCATCCGCCATGTCTACTTCCACTGCTACCACACCAAGCTGAAACAGTGGGGACTGCAGGCCCTGCAGAGCCAGGCTGACCTCAGCCCCTGCATCCTGGACTTCCAGAGCCGCAACCTCATCCCTGACATCCCCGACCACTTCCTGTGCCTGTGGGAGCACTGTGAG AACTCCTTCGACAACCCCGAGTGGTTCTACCGGCACGTGGAAGCGCACAGCCTGTGTTGTGAATACCAAGTAGTTGGCAAGGACAACAATGTGGTGCTCTGTGGCTGGAAAG GCTGTACCTGCACCTTCAAGGACCGCTTTAAGCTTCGAGAGCACCTCCGCAGCCATACCCAGGAGAAGGTGGTGGCCTGTCCCACCTGTGGGGGCATGTTCGCCAACAACACGAAGTTCTTAGATCATATCCGTCGCCAGTCCTCGTTGGATC AGCAGCACTTCCAGTGCTCTCACTGTTCCAAGAGATTTGCCACAGAGCGGCTGCTGCGGGACCACATGCGCAACCATG TGAACCACTACAAGTGCCCTCTGTGTGACATGACCTGCCCGCTGCCCTCCTCCCTCCGAAACCACATGCGCTTCCGCCACAGCGAGGCCCGTCCCTTTAAATGTGACTGTTGCGACTACAG CTGCAAGAATCTGATCGACCTCCGGAAGCACCTCGATACCCATAGCAAGGAGCCAGCCTACAGCTGTGATTTCGAGAACTGCACCTTTAGCGCCCGGTCGCTCTACTCTATCAAGTCGCATTACCGAAAAGTGCATGAA gggGACTCAGAGCCGAGGTACAGATGCCACGTGTGTGACAAGTGCTTCACAAGGGGCAACAACCTCACCGTGCACCTTCGCAAGAAGCACCAGTTCAAGTGGCCCTCAGGGCACCCCCGCTTTAG GTACAAGGAGCATGAGGACGGCTACATGAGGCTGCAGCTGGTTCGCTATGAGAGTGTAGAGCTGACCCAGCAACTGCTGCGGCAGCCACAAGAGGGCTCGGGCCTGGGAGCATCCCTGAATGAGAGCAGCCTGCAGGACATCATTCTGGAAACAGTGCCCGGGGAGCCAGGACCCCAGGAGGAGGCTGAAGAGGAAGGTGGGGGCGGTGAGGGCATAGCCCTCCCGGCCTCTCAGGGCACGTCGAGCCCTATCATCCACGTGGTGAACCAGACCAACGCCCAGGGCGAGCGGGAAGTCGTCTATTACGTGCTGTTCGAAGCCCCGGGAGAGCCCCCACCCGCCTCTGAGCCCCCCTCGGGGGGAGTCATGGGAGAGCTTCAGGGAGCAGCGGAAGGGCCAGAAGTCCAGATGGTGTGA
- the HINFP gene encoding histone H4 transcription factor isoform X3 has translation MPPPGKVPRKENLGLQCEWGSCSFVCSAMEEFCEHVTQHLQQHLQGSGEEEEEEEDLLEEEFSCLWRECGFCSPDNSADLIRHVYFHCYHTKLKQWGLQALQSQADLSPCILDFQSRNLIPDIPDHFLCLWEHCENSFDNPEWFYRHVEAHSLCCEYQVVGKDNNVVLCGWKGCTCTFKDRFKLREHLRSHTQEKVVACPTCGGMFANNTKFLDHIRRQSSLDQQHFQCSHCSKRFATERLLRDHMRNHVNHYKCPLCDMTCPLPSSLRNHMRFRHSEARPFKCDCCDYSCKNLIDLRKHLDTHSKEPAYSCDFENCTFSARSLYSIKSHYRKVHEGDSEPRYRCHVCDKCFTRGNNLTVHLRKKHQFKWPSGHPRFRYKEHEDGYMRLQLVRYESVELTQQLLRQPQEGSGLGASLNESSLQDIILETVPGEPGPQEEAEEEGGGGEGIALPASQGTSSPIIHVVNQTNAQGEREVVYYVLFEAPGEPPPASEPPSGGVMGELQGAAEGPEVQMV, from the exons ATGCCGCCACCTGGGAAAGTTCCCCGGAAGGAGAACCTGGGGCTGCAGTGTGAGTGGGGGTCCTGTTCCTTTGTGTGCTCGGCCATGGAGGAATTCTGCGAGCATGTCACTCAGCACCTGCAGCAGCACCTGCAGGGCTccggggaggaagaagaggaggaggaggacctgCTTG AGGAAGAATTCTCCTGCTTGTGGCGGGAGTGTGGCTTCTGTTCTCCGGACAATTCTGCTGATCTCATCCGCCATGTCTACTTCCACTGCTACCACACCAAGCTGAAACAGTGGGGACTGCAGGCCCTGCAGAGCCAGGCTGACCTCAGCCCCTGCATCCTGGACTTCCAGAGCCGCAACCTCATCCCTGACATCCCCGACCACTTCCTGTGCCTGTGGGAGCACTGTGAG AACTCCTTCGACAACCCCGAGTGGTTCTACCGGCACGTGGAAGCGCACAGCCTGTGTTGTGAATACCAAGTAGTTGGCAAGGACAACAATGTGGTGCTCTGTGGCTGGAAAG GCTGTACCTGCACCTTCAAGGACCGCTTTAAGCTTCGAGAGCACCTCCGCAGCCATACCCAGGAGAAGGTGGTGGCCTGTCCCACCTGTGGGGGCATGTTCGCCAACAACACGAAGTTCTTAGATCATATCCGTCGCCAGTCCTCGTTGGATC AGCAGCACTTCCAGTGCTCTCACTGTTCCAAGAGATTTGCCACAGAGCGGCTGCTGCGGGACCACATGCGCAACCATG TGAACCACTACAAGTGCCCTCTGTGTGACATGACCTGCCCGCTGCCCTCCTCCCTCCGAAACCACATGCGCTTCCGCCACAGCGAGGCCCGTCCCTTTAAATGTGACTGTTGCGACTACAG CTGCAAGAATCTGATCGACCTCCGGAAGCACCTCGATACCCATAGCAAGGAGCCAGCCTACAGCTGTGATTTCGAGAACTGCACCTTTAGCGCCCGGTCGCTCTACTCTATCAAGTCGCATTACCGAAAAGTGCATGAA gggGACTCAGAGCCGAGGTACAGATGCCACGTGTGTGACAAGTGCTTCACAAGGGGCAACAACCTCACCGTGCACCTTCGCAAGAAGCACCAGTTCAAGTGGCCCTCAGGGCACCCCCGCTTTAG GTACAAGGAGCATGAGGACGGCTACATGAGGCTGCAGCTGGTTCGCTATGAGAGTGTAGAGCTGACCCAGCAACTGCTGCGGCAGCCACAAGAGGGCTCGGGCCTGGGAGCATCCCTGAATGAGAGCAGCCTGCAGGACATCATTCTGGAAACAGTGCCCGGGGAGCCAGGACCCCAGGAGGAGGCTGAAGAGGAAGGTGGGGGCGGTGAGGGCATAGCCCTCCCGGCCTCTCAGGGCACGTCGAGCCCTATCATCCACGTGGTGAACCAGACCAACGCCCAGGGCGAGCGGGAAGTCGTCTATTACGTGCTGTTCGAAGCCCCGGGAGAGCCCCCACCCGCCTCTGAGCCCCCCTCGGGGGGAGTCATGGGAGAGCTTCAGGGAGCAGCGGAAGGGCCAGAAGTCCAGATGGTGTGA